A window of the Lactuca sativa cultivar Salinas chromosome 5, Lsat_Salinas_v11, whole genome shotgun sequence genome harbors these coding sequences:
- the LOC111890650 gene encoding probable sugar phosphate/phosphate translocator At3g11320, with amino-acid sequence MKGGSTKSQTQWFTIGLVLSWYTSNIGVLLLNKYLLSNYGFKYPIFLTMCHMTACSLLSYIAIVWMKMVPLQTLRSRVQFFKISALSLVFCASVVSGNVSLRYLPVSFTQAVGATTPFFTAVFAYIMTMKREAWLTYVTLIPVVTGVVIASGSEPSFHLFGFIICLGATAARALKSVLQGILLSSEGEKLNSMNLLLYMAPVAVVILLPATLLMEDNVVGITIALARKDVNIVWYLLFNSGLAYLVNLTNFLVTKHTSALTLQVLGNAKGAVAVVISILIFKNPVSVTGMLGYLLTVFGVILYSEAKKRTK; translated from the exons ATGAAGGGAGGCAGCACAAAGTCACAGACACAGTGGTTTACGATCGGACTCGTCTTATCATGGTACACATCCAACATTGGAGTACTCCTTCTCAACAAATACTTACTCAGCAACTATGGATTCAAGTACCCGATCTTCCTCACCATGTGCCATATGACCGCTTGTTCTTTGCTCAGTTACATCGCCATTGTTTGGATGAAGATGGTGCCTCTCCAAACTCTTAGGtctagggttcagtttttcaAGATCTCCGCCCTCAGTTTGGTGTTTTGTGCCTCCGTCGTTAGCGGAAATGTCTCGCTTAGGTATTTGCCCGTTTCCTTTACGCAGGCCGTCGGTGCCACCACACCATTCTTCACGGCGGTGTTTGCCTATATCATGACTATGAAAAGAGAGGCGTGGTTGACCTATGTAACTCTCATCCCTGTCGTCACCGGCGTTGTCATTGCTAGTGGG AGCGAACCGAGTTTCCATTTATTTGGTTTCATCATTTGTCTTGGCGCCACAGCTGCAAGAGCATTAAAGTCGGTGCTTCAAGGAATTTTGCTATCCTCAGAAGG GGAGAAGTTAAATTCCATGAATCTTTTGTTGTACATGGCTCCAGTAGCTGTTGTGATCCTGCTTCCTGCAACATTGTTAATGGAAGATAATGTGGTTGGGATTACTATAGCTCTTGCCAGAAAAGATGTCAACATTGTGTGGTATCTGCTGTTTAATTCTGGTTTAGCCTATCTTGTTAACTTGACCAATTTCTTGGTTACGAAGCATACAAGTGCTTTAACTCTCCAG GTTTTGGGGAATGCTAAAGGAGCTGTAGCTGTTGTGATATCAATTTTGATATTTAAGAATCCAGTGTCAGTAACAGGGATGCTAGGTTacttgcttacagtgtttggggTGATTTTATACAGTGAAGCCAAGAAGAGGACCAAATAA